From Tachyglossus aculeatus isolate mTacAcu1 chromosome 12 unlocalized genomic scaffold, mTacAcu1.pri SUPER_6_unloc_1, whole genome shotgun sequence, the proteins below share one genomic window:
- the LOC119921125 gene encoding translation initiation factor IF-2-like, whose protein sequence is MLPPAHPQTRKRPPKGVNPKGGEEEGPPAKRRKKARKPRPEKARMTSLGRRASFVTRVVRGIRCYKPSEVPQRPQAIAVPTPAPAPAPSAPCRPRKRAHEEVTHRDKKEPGPPRKKLKRPRKKRPELAKVTRLGRRASFVTQC, encoded by the coding sequence ATGCTGCCACCTGCCCATCCCCAGACAAGGAAGAGGCCCCCTAAAGGGGTAAAcccaaagggaggggaggaggagggcccccCTGCTAAAAGGCGGAAAAAGGCTAGAAAGCCAAGGCCAGAGAAGGCCAGAATGACCTCTCTCGGGCGCCGGGCATCCTTTGTAACAAGGGTTGTGCGAGGCATACGCTGCTATAAACCCTCGGAGGTGCCCCAGCGCCCCCAGGCCATAGCAGTGCCCACTCCAGCACCCGCACCAGCACCATCAGCCCCTTGCCGGCCCAGGAAGAGGGCCCATGAGGAGGTGACCCACAGGGACAAGAAGGAGCCTGGGCCTCCCAGGAAGAAACTCAAGAGGCCCAGAAAGAAGCGTCCGGAACTGGCGAAGGTGACGAGGCTGGGACGTCGGGCCTCGTTCGTAACCCAG